In Cyclopterus lumpus isolate fCycLum1 chromosome 17, fCycLum1.pri, whole genome shotgun sequence, a genomic segment contains:
- the LOC117746874 gene encoding alanine aminotransferase 1-like isoform X2, which yields MSPNVRNIKQLQYVALIRRASQIKEELRQKVRKPYKEMIDVCWGDPHRAGVKPLTFVRQVLAACLYPQLVDSDTLPVDVRQRARMLLRGCAGGSVGSYTAPAGTSEIVHGISEFITRRDGGAPSYPENIYISPGSQWALQNIINVLVNSEPSSPKTGVLTPLPCYSTTISSMVGLGAVAVPYSLCEERGWELQVEELQRALESAKGVCKPVALYIVNPGNPTGYVQSRKSMQEVIRFASEKRLFLLADEVYQDCVYGDNSEFVSYKRVLAEMGPPLSDTVELASFHSASKGFMGECGLRGGYVELVNMDPAVMKYIYTLFSADSCAPVLGQFALDLLTSPPQPGDPSYPLYRQETRHIRSTLVRNVKRVFEVVNSLPGFSCQPVEGGVFAFPRMHLPPAAIHKATEMGMQPDLFYCARLLEEAGVFVIPGCEYGQKEGTYHIRFCIMVQEDIMEELLRRLTSFHTQFMKDFS from the exons ATGAGTCCGAATGTGAGGAACATAAAGCAGTTGCAGTATGTGGCCTTAATCAGACGCGCAAGCCAGATCAAGGAAGAGCTCAGACAG AAAGTGAGGAAGCCATACAAAGAGATGATAGATGTCTGCTGGGGCGACCCGCACAGAGCAGGCGTGAAGCCGCTGACATTTGTCCGACAG GTTCTTGCAGCTTGTCTTTACCCTCAGCTGGTGGACAGCGACACACTGCCGGTGGACGTCAGACAGAGGGCTCGGATGCTGCTCCGGGGATGTGCTGGAGGGAGTGTCG GTTCCTACACCGCCCCAGCGGGAACATCAGAGATAGTTCACGGAATCTCTGAGTTCATAACGAGACGGGACGGCGGCGCTCCGTCTTACCCTGAAAACATCTACATCAGCCCCGGCTCCCAGTGGGCCCTCCAG AACATCATCAACGTCTTGGTGAACAGCGAGCCTTCGTCCCCCAAAACGGGCGTGCTGACCCCGTTGCCGTGCTACTCCACGACCATTTCATCCATGGTTGGACTGGGAGCTGTGGCGGTTCCCTACAGCCTCTGTGAGGAGCGGGGCTGggagctgcaggtggaggagctgcagcgaGCGCTGGAGTCTGCGAAGGGAGTCTGCAAGCCTGTAGCGCTGTACATCGTCAACCCCGGGAATCCCACAG GTTATGTCCAAAGCAGGAAATCCATGCAGGAGGTGATCCGGTTCGCTTCCGAGAAGAGGCTCTTCCTTCTGGCGGATGAG GTCTACCAGGACTGTGTTTATGGGGACAACAGTGAGTTTGTCTCTTACAAGAGGGTTCTGGCGGAGATGGGGCCTCCTCTTTCTGACACGGTGGAGCTGGCGTCCTTCCACTCGGCATCCAAAGGCTTCATGGGAGA gtgtGGTCTGCGTGGTGGCTACGTGGAGCTGGTGAATATGGACCCCGCCGTCATGAAATACATCTACACTCTGTTCTCAGCAGACAGTTGTGCGCCCGTGTTGGGTCAGTTTGCCTTGGATCTGTTGACGAGCCCTCCACAACCAGGAGATCCCTCCTACCCACTCTACCGCCAG GAGACGCGACACATCAGGAGCACGCTGGTTCGCAATGTAAAGAGAGTCTTCGAGGTCGTGAACAGTCTGCCGGGTTTCTCCTGCCAGCCGGTGGAAGGAGGAGTGTTCGCGTTCCCCAGAATGCACCTCCCACCGGCAGCCATTCACAAGGCCACG GAAATGGGAATGCAGCCAGATTTGTTCTACTGCGCCAGACTACTGGAGGAGGCCGGTGTGTTCGTCATTCCCGGTTGTGAATACGGACAAAAGGAAGGCACCTACCACATCAG ATTTTGCATCATGGTCCAGGAGGACATTATGGAGGAATTACTGAGGCGCCTGACCAGCTTTCACACACAGTTCATGAAAGAtttctcttaa
- the LOC117746874 gene encoding alanine aminotransferase 1-like isoform X1, translated as MSALQEMSPNVRNIKQLQYVALIRRASQIKEELRQKVRKPYKEMIDVCWGDPHRAGVKPLTFVRQVLAACLYPQLVDSDTLPVDVRQRARMLLRGCAGGSVGSYTAPAGTSEIVHGISEFITRRDGGAPSYPENIYISPGSQWALQNIINVLVNSEPSSPKTGVLTPLPCYSTTISSMVGLGAVAVPYSLCEERGWELQVEELQRALESAKGVCKPVALYIVNPGNPTGYVQSRKSMQEVIRFASEKRLFLLADEVYQDCVYGDNSEFVSYKRVLAEMGPPLSDTVELASFHSASKGFMGECGLRGGYVELVNMDPAVMKYIYTLFSADSCAPVLGQFALDLLTSPPQPGDPSYPLYRQETRHIRSTLVRNVKRVFEVVNSLPGFSCQPVEGGVFAFPRMHLPPAAIHKATEMGMQPDLFYCARLLEEAGVFVIPGCEYGQKEGTYHIRFCIMVQEDIMEELLRRLTSFHTQFMKDFS; from the exons ATGTCCGCCCTGCAGGAGATGAGTCCGAATGTGAGGAACATAAAGCAGTTGCAGTATGTGGCCTTAATCAGACGCGCAAGCCAGATCAAGGAAGAGCTCAGACAG AAAGTGAGGAAGCCATACAAAGAGATGATAGATGTCTGCTGGGGCGACCCGCACAGAGCAGGCGTGAAGCCGCTGACATTTGTCCGACAG GTTCTTGCAGCTTGTCTTTACCCTCAGCTGGTGGACAGCGACACACTGCCGGTGGACGTCAGACAGAGGGCTCGGATGCTGCTCCGGGGATGTGCTGGAGGGAGTGTCG GTTCCTACACCGCCCCAGCGGGAACATCAGAGATAGTTCACGGAATCTCTGAGTTCATAACGAGACGGGACGGCGGCGCTCCGTCTTACCCTGAAAACATCTACATCAGCCCCGGCTCCCAGTGGGCCCTCCAG AACATCATCAACGTCTTGGTGAACAGCGAGCCTTCGTCCCCCAAAACGGGCGTGCTGACCCCGTTGCCGTGCTACTCCACGACCATTTCATCCATGGTTGGACTGGGAGCTGTGGCGGTTCCCTACAGCCTCTGTGAGGAGCGGGGCTGggagctgcaggtggaggagctgcagcgaGCGCTGGAGTCTGCGAAGGGAGTCTGCAAGCCTGTAGCGCTGTACATCGTCAACCCCGGGAATCCCACAG GTTATGTCCAAAGCAGGAAATCCATGCAGGAGGTGATCCGGTTCGCTTCCGAGAAGAGGCTCTTCCTTCTGGCGGATGAG GTCTACCAGGACTGTGTTTATGGGGACAACAGTGAGTTTGTCTCTTACAAGAGGGTTCTGGCGGAGATGGGGCCTCCTCTTTCTGACACGGTGGAGCTGGCGTCCTTCCACTCGGCATCCAAAGGCTTCATGGGAGA gtgtGGTCTGCGTGGTGGCTACGTGGAGCTGGTGAATATGGACCCCGCCGTCATGAAATACATCTACACTCTGTTCTCAGCAGACAGTTGTGCGCCCGTGTTGGGTCAGTTTGCCTTGGATCTGTTGACGAGCCCTCCACAACCAGGAGATCCCTCCTACCCACTCTACCGCCAG GAGACGCGACACATCAGGAGCACGCTGGTTCGCAATGTAAAGAGAGTCTTCGAGGTCGTGAACAGTCTGCCGGGTTTCTCCTGCCAGCCGGTGGAAGGAGGAGTGTTCGCGTTCCCCAGAATGCACCTCCCACCGGCAGCCATTCACAAGGCCACG GAAATGGGAATGCAGCCAGATTTGTTCTACTGCGCCAGACTACTGGAGGAGGCCGGTGTGTTCGTCATTCCCGGTTGTGAATACGGACAAAAGGAAGGCACCTACCACATCAG ATTTTGCATCATGGTCCAGGAGGACATTATGGAGGAATTACTGAGGCGCCTGACCAGCTTTCACACACAGTTCATGAAAGAtttctcttaa
- the LOC117746876 gene encoding ranBP-type and C3HC4-type zinc finger-containing protein 1-like isoform X4 — translation MALSSGGWAPPAPVPASSQQAACGGPALTSCCSTVLMSVRVSVCHSGIRPLCLPGAGSEALRLQLSMDPSRAGEFRLALRDTSGNRSVFIAEFDLRSVQYEVKSPRCHEMRLAAPPHDCIRFNFRCDREAEEWATVVMSSLREAHRVANINTCESEARLNDAAATEQRSSASLPLTEELCLELARAIEAGDARAASQHASALARQKAALTVQLSEKNYAEGAIGLSVVVEDVSSSCCVTVKVFPFMTVAALKQQVFLEYGFHPRVQRWVIGQCLCTEPRSLASYGVQKDGDTAYLYLISARQARVTRQLFQQDLESALLAPPLPSGNGPTSQDWRGYSTLPSRLAHNNQGSTGGGSDRPADLKDVLDIENLQLNDHTNKASKAQTEWACPSCTFINKPSRPGCEICATARPDAHIQQERGRREDRGESGLSSSSNSSSS, via the exons ATGGCACTCAGCTCCGGCGGCTGGGCTCCCCCAGCCCCGGTGCCTGCCTCGTCCCAACAGGCTGCGTGCGGCGGTCCCGCGCTGACGTCGTGCTGCAGCACCGTTTTAATGTCGGTCCGGGTCTCGGTGTGCCACTCCGGGATCCGGCCCCTGTGCCTCCCCGGAGCGGGCAGCGAGGCTCTGCGCCTCCAGCTCAGCATGGACCCGAGCCGGGCCGGAGAGTTCCGACTGGCGCTGCGAGACACGAGCGGAAACCGCAgtgtg ttcatCGCAGAGTTTGACCTTCGCTCGGTGCAGTACGAGGTCAAATCTCCTCGCTGCCACGAGATGCGTCTCGCCGCGCCGCCCCACGACTGCATCCGCTTCAACTTCCGCTGCGACCGCGAAGCCGAGGAGTGGGCCACGGTGGTGATGTCCTCCCTGAGGGAGGCACACAGAG TTGCAAACATCAACACGTGTGAATCAGAAGCCAGACTCAACGACGCGGCGGCCACGGAGCAGCGGAGCTCGGCCTCGCTGCCGCTCACCG agGAGCTCTGCTTGGAGCTCGCCAGGGCGATTGAAGCCGGTGACGCTCGGGCCGCCTCGCAGCACGCGTCCGCTCTGGCTCGGCAGAAAGCGGCGCTGACGGTGCAGCTGTCCGAAAAGAACTACGCGGAGGGAGCCATCGG TTTATCCGTGGTCGTGGAGGACGTGTCGTCGTCTTGTTGCGTCACCGTGAAAGTCTTTCCTTTCATGACCGTGGCCGCCCTCAAGCAACAG GTGTTCCTCGAGTACGGTTTCCATCCTCGCGTGCAGCGCTGGGTGATCGGTCAGTGCTTGTGCACCGAGCCGAGGTCGCTGGCCTCCTACGGGGTGCAGAAGGACGGCGACACGGCGTACCTCTACCTGATCTCCGCCCGGCAGGCCCGCGTCACCCGCCAGCTGTTCCAGCAGGACCTGGAGAGCGCCCTCCTCGCCCCGCCTCTCCCTTCGGGCAACGGCCCCACCTCCCAGGACTGGAGGGGTTACAGCACCCTGCCCTCCAGGCTGGCCCACAACAACCAGG GGAGCACAGGGGGAGGAAGCGACCGACCGGCTGATTTAAAAGATGTCCTCGACATTGAGAATCTGCAGCTGAATGATCATACCAATAAAGCCAGTAAAGCACAG actGAGTGGGCGTGTCCCTCATGCACTTTCATCAACAAGCCGTCCCGTCCAGGCTGCGAAATCTGTGCCACGGCCAGACCGGACGCGCACATCCAGCAG gagagagggaggcgaGAGGATCGAGGAGAGTCCGGtttaagcagcagcagcaacagcagcagcagctga
- the LOC117746876 gene encoding ranBP-type and C3HC4-type zinc finger-containing protein 1-like isoform X2: MALSSGGWAPPAPVPASSQQAACGGPALTSCCSTVLMSVRVSVCHSGIRPLCLPGAGSEALRLQLSMDPSRAGEFRLALRDTSGNRSVFIAEFDLRSVQYEVKSPRCHEMRLAAPPHDCIRFNFRCDREAEEWATVVMSSLREAHRVANINTCESEARLNDAAATEQRSSASLPLTEELCLELARAIEAGDARAASQHASALARQKAALTVQLSEKNYAEGAIGLSVVVEDVSSSCCVTVKVFPFMTVAALKQQVFLEYGFHPRVQRWVIGQCLCTEPRSLASYGVQKDGDTAYLYLISARQARVTRQLFQQDLESALLAPPLPSGNGPTSQDWRGYSTLPSRLAHNNQGSTGGGSDRPADLKDVLDIENLQLNDHTNKASKAQTEWACPSCTFINKPSRPGCEICATARPDAHIQQVPHRRSPPTPFRPAPCDMFPLLTPSHVLSQRREGGERIEESPV, encoded by the exons ATGGCACTCAGCTCCGGCGGCTGGGCTCCCCCAGCCCCGGTGCCTGCCTCGTCCCAACAGGCTGCGTGCGGCGGTCCCGCGCTGACGTCGTGCTGCAGCACCGTTTTAATGTCGGTCCGGGTCTCGGTGTGCCACTCCGGGATCCGGCCCCTGTGCCTCCCCGGAGCGGGCAGCGAGGCTCTGCGCCTCCAGCTCAGCATGGACCCGAGCCGGGCCGGAGAGTTCCGACTGGCGCTGCGAGACACGAGCGGAAACCGCAgtgtg ttcatCGCAGAGTTTGACCTTCGCTCGGTGCAGTACGAGGTCAAATCTCCTCGCTGCCACGAGATGCGTCTCGCCGCGCCGCCCCACGACTGCATCCGCTTCAACTTCCGCTGCGACCGCGAAGCCGAGGAGTGGGCCACGGTGGTGATGTCCTCCCTGAGGGAGGCACACAGAG TTGCAAACATCAACACGTGTGAATCAGAAGCCAGACTCAACGACGCGGCGGCCACGGAGCAGCGGAGCTCGGCCTCGCTGCCGCTCACCG agGAGCTCTGCTTGGAGCTCGCCAGGGCGATTGAAGCCGGTGACGCTCGGGCCGCCTCGCAGCACGCGTCCGCTCTGGCTCGGCAGAAAGCGGCGCTGACGGTGCAGCTGTCCGAAAAGAACTACGCGGAGGGAGCCATCGG TTTATCCGTGGTCGTGGAGGACGTGTCGTCGTCTTGTTGCGTCACCGTGAAAGTCTTTCCTTTCATGACCGTGGCCGCCCTCAAGCAACAG GTGTTCCTCGAGTACGGTTTCCATCCTCGCGTGCAGCGCTGGGTGATCGGTCAGTGCTTGTGCACCGAGCCGAGGTCGCTGGCCTCCTACGGGGTGCAGAAGGACGGCGACACGGCGTACCTCTACCTGATCTCCGCCCGGCAGGCCCGCGTCACCCGCCAGCTGTTCCAGCAGGACCTGGAGAGCGCCCTCCTCGCCCCGCCTCTCCCTTCGGGCAACGGCCCCACCTCCCAGGACTGGAGGGGTTACAGCACCCTGCCCTCCAGGCTGGCCCACAACAACCAGG GGAGCACAGGGGGAGGAAGCGACCGACCGGCTGATTTAAAAGATGTCCTCGACATTGAGAATCTGCAGCTGAATGATCATACCAATAAAGCCAGTAAAGCACAG actGAGTGGGCGTGTCCCTCATGCACTTTCATCAACAAGCCGTCCCGTCCAGGCTGCGAAATCTGTGCCACGGCCAGACCGGACGCGCACATCCAGCAGGTACCGCATCGCCGCTCGCCTCCAACACCTTTCCGTCCCGCTCCCTGTGACATGTTCCCTTTGTTAACGCcgtctcatgttctctcacaaaggagagagggaggcgaGAGGATCGAGGAGAGTCCGGtttaa
- the LOC117746876 gene encoding ranBP-type and C3HC4-type zinc finger-containing protein 1-like isoform X1, with product MALSSGGWAPPAPVPASSQQAACGGPALTSCCSTVLMSVRVSVCHSGIRPLCLPGAGSEALRLQLSMDPSRAGEFRLALRDTSGNRSVFIAEFDLRSVQYEVKSPRCHEMRLAAPPHDCIRFNFRCDREAEEWATVVMSSLREAHRVANINTCESEARLNDAAATEQRSSASLPLTEELCLELARAIEAGDARAASQHASALARQKAALTVQLSEKNYAEGAIGLSVVVEDVSSSCCVTVKVFPFMTVAALKQQVFLEYGFHPRVQRWVIGQCLCTEPRSLASYGVQKDGDTAYLYLISARQARVTRQLFQQDLESALLAPPLPSGNGPTSQDWRGYSTLPSRLAHNNQGSTGGGSDRPADLKDVLDIENLQLNDHTNKASKAQQTEWACPSCTFINKPSRPGCEICATARPDAHIQQVPHRRSPPTPFRPAPCDMFPLLTPSHVLSQRREGGERIEESPV from the exons ATGGCACTCAGCTCCGGCGGCTGGGCTCCCCCAGCCCCGGTGCCTGCCTCGTCCCAACAGGCTGCGTGCGGCGGTCCCGCGCTGACGTCGTGCTGCAGCACCGTTTTAATGTCGGTCCGGGTCTCGGTGTGCCACTCCGGGATCCGGCCCCTGTGCCTCCCCGGAGCGGGCAGCGAGGCTCTGCGCCTCCAGCTCAGCATGGACCCGAGCCGGGCCGGAGAGTTCCGACTGGCGCTGCGAGACACGAGCGGAAACCGCAgtgtg ttcatCGCAGAGTTTGACCTTCGCTCGGTGCAGTACGAGGTCAAATCTCCTCGCTGCCACGAGATGCGTCTCGCCGCGCCGCCCCACGACTGCATCCGCTTCAACTTCCGCTGCGACCGCGAAGCCGAGGAGTGGGCCACGGTGGTGATGTCCTCCCTGAGGGAGGCACACAGAG TTGCAAACATCAACACGTGTGAATCAGAAGCCAGACTCAACGACGCGGCGGCCACGGAGCAGCGGAGCTCGGCCTCGCTGCCGCTCACCG agGAGCTCTGCTTGGAGCTCGCCAGGGCGATTGAAGCCGGTGACGCTCGGGCCGCCTCGCAGCACGCGTCCGCTCTGGCTCGGCAGAAAGCGGCGCTGACGGTGCAGCTGTCCGAAAAGAACTACGCGGAGGGAGCCATCGG TTTATCCGTGGTCGTGGAGGACGTGTCGTCGTCTTGTTGCGTCACCGTGAAAGTCTTTCCTTTCATGACCGTGGCCGCCCTCAAGCAACAG GTGTTCCTCGAGTACGGTTTCCATCCTCGCGTGCAGCGCTGGGTGATCGGTCAGTGCTTGTGCACCGAGCCGAGGTCGCTGGCCTCCTACGGGGTGCAGAAGGACGGCGACACGGCGTACCTCTACCTGATCTCCGCCCGGCAGGCCCGCGTCACCCGCCAGCTGTTCCAGCAGGACCTGGAGAGCGCCCTCCTCGCCCCGCCTCTCCCTTCGGGCAACGGCCCCACCTCCCAGGACTGGAGGGGTTACAGCACCCTGCCCTCCAGGCTGGCCCACAACAACCAGG GGAGCACAGGGGGAGGAAGCGACCGACCGGCTGATTTAAAAGATGTCCTCGACATTGAGAATCTGCAGCTGAATGATCATACCAATAAAGCCAGTAAAGCACAG cagactGAGTGGGCGTGTCCCTCATGCACTTTCATCAACAAGCCGTCCCGTCCAGGCTGCGAAATCTGTGCCACGGCCAGACCGGACGCGCACATCCAGCAGGTACCGCATCGCCGCTCGCCTCCAACACCTTTCCGTCCCGCTCCCTGTGACATGTTCCCTTTGTTAACGCcgtctcatgttctctcacaaaggagagagggaggcgaGAGGATCGAGGAGAGTCCGGtttaa
- the LOC117746876 gene encoding ranBP-type and C3HC4-type zinc finger-containing protein 1-like isoform X3 — translation MALSSGGWAPPAPVPASSQQAACGGPALTSCCSTVLMSVRVSVCHSGIRPLCLPGAGSEALRLQLSMDPSRAGEFRLALRDTSGNRSVFIAEFDLRSVQYEVKSPRCHEMRLAAPPHDCIRFNFRCDREAEEWATVVMSSLREAHRVANINTCESEARLNDAAATEQRSSASLPLTEELCLELARAIEAGDARAASQHASALARQKAALTVQLSEKNYAEGAIGLSVVVEDVSSSCCVTVKVFPFMTVAALKQQVFLEYGFHPRVQRWVIGQCLCTEPRSLASYGVQKDGDTAYLYLISARQARVTRQLFQQDLESALLAPPLPSGNGPTSQDWRGYSTLPSRLAHNNQGSTGGGSDRPADLKDVLDIENLQLNDHTNKASKAQQTEWACPSCTFINKPSRPGCEICATARPDAHIQQERGRREDRGESGLSSSSNSSSS, via the exons ATGGCACTCAGCTCCGGCGGCTGGGCTCCCCCAGCCCCGGTGCCTGCCTCGTCCCAACAGGCTGCGTGCGGCGGTCCCGCGCTGACGTCGTGCTGCAGCACCGTTTTAATGTCGGTCCGGGTCTCGGTGTGCCACTCCGGGATCCGGCCCCTGTGCCTCCCCGGAGCGGGCAGCGAGGCTCTGCGCCTCCAGCTCAGCATGGACCCGAGCCGGGCCGGAGAGTTCCGACTGGCGCTGCGAGACACGAGCGGAAACCGCAgtgtg ttcatCGCAGAGTTTGACCTTCGCTCGGTGCAGTACGAGGTCAAATCTCCTCGCTGCCACGAGATGCGTCTCGCCGCGCCGCCCCACGACTGCATCCGCTTCAACTTCCGCTGCGACCGCGAAGCCGAGGAGTGGGCCACGGTGGTGATGTCCTCCCTGAGGGAGGCACACAGAG TTGCAAACATCAACACGTGTGAATCAGAAGCCAGACTCAACGACGCGGCGGCCACGGAGCAGCGGAGCTCGGCCTCGCTGCCGCTCACCG agGAGCTCTGCTTGGAGCTCGCCAGGGCGATTGAAGCCGGTGACGCTCGGGCCGCCTCGCAGCACGCGTCCGCTCTGGCTCGGCAGAAAGCGGCGCTGACGGTGCAGCTGTCCGAAAAGAACTACGCGGAGGGAGCCATCGG TTTATCCGTGGTCGTGGAGGACGTGTCGTCGTCTTGTTGCGTCACCGTGAAAGTCTTTCCTTTCATGACCGTGGCCGCCCTCAAGCAACAG GTGTTCCTCGAGTACGGTTTCCATCCTCGCGTGCAGCGCTGGGTGATCGGTCAGTGCTTGTGCACCGAGCCGAGGTCGCTGGCCTCCTACGGGGTGCAGAAGGACGGCGACACGGCGTACCTCTACCTGATCTCCGCCCGGCAGGCCCGCGTCACCCGCCAGCTGTTCCAGCAGGACCTGGAGAGCGCCCTCCTCGCCCCGCCTCTCCCTTCGGGCAACGGCCCCACCTCCCAGGACTGGAGGGGTTACAGCACCCTGCCCTCCAGGCTGGCCCACAACAACCAGG GGAGCACAGGGGGAGGAAGCGACCGACCGGCTGATTTAAAAGATGTCCTCGACATTGAGAATCTGCAGCTGAATGATCATACCAATAAAGCCAGTAAAGCACAG cagactGAGTGGGCGTGTCCCTCATGCACTTTCATCAACAAGCCGTCCCGTCCAGGCTGCGAAATCTGTGCCACGGCCAGACCGGACGCGCACATCCAGCAG gagagagggaggcgaGAGGATCGAGGAGAGTCCGGtttaagcagcagcagcaacagcagcagcagctga